The genomic region CGAGCAGACGGTTCGTCGGGTTCGAAAGTCGCTCCGGACCGCCGAACGGGGCCTCGTAGTCGCTGGTCCCGCCGATCAAGGGCTCAGCGCAGAATCGCTTGAACGGCTGGCATCAGCAACGGGCTTTCCCGTCCTCGCGGACCCGCTGTCTGACCTGCGCTTTGGCCCCCACGTCGACCGCCTCGACCTGCCGGTCTGTGGCGGCTACGACGGCTATCTCGGAAGCAGCGGCGTCAGTGAGTGGGACGACCCCGACGTGGTCGTTCGCTTCGGCGCGTCGCCGACCTCGAAGCCGCTGCGTCACTACCTCCGGGACGCCGACTGCCAGCAGTTCCTCGTCGACCCGGCCGGCGGCTGGTCGGAGGCCGAATTCACGGCGACAGACCTGCTCGTCGCTGATCCCGACGCCACCGCGGACGCGCTCGCGGCGGAGCCGTTGGATGGCGTGTCGGAGTCGTGGCGCGAACAGTTCGCCAGGGCTGAGCGGGTCCACTGGGACGCCGTCAACGATGCTGCCGCCGAAACCTACTGGGAGGGGGGCGTCCTCGCAGACGTGGCGGCACTGGCCCCTGACCCGGCCACGCTGTTCGTCTCAAACAGCATGCCGATACGGGACATGGACCGCTTCGGGCGGCCCCGCGACGCCGACCTGACCGTGCTGGGCAACCGCGGTGCTAGCGGTATCGACGGCATCACCTCGACGGCGCTCGGGGCCGGCAGCGCGACCACAGACCCGCTCGTGCTCGTCACCGGCGATCTGGCGTACTATCACGACATGAACGGCCTGCTCGCGCTCGGGCGCTGTGGCGTGGACGCGACGGTCGTCCTGATAAACAACGACGGGGGCGGCATCTTCCACATGCTCCCAATCGAAGACCACCCCACCTTCGAGTCCCAGTTCCGGACGCCACACGGCCTCG from Haloarcula rubripromontorii harbors:
- the menD gene encoding 2-succinyl-5-enolpyruvyl-6-hydroxy-3-cyclohexene-1-carboxylic-acid synthase, yielding MTAPNVNTLWAETLVGELVAGGVDAACLSPGSRSTPLTVAFAEHPDIEVFSHLDERSAAFFALGRARRTGEPTPLVCTSGTAAANYHPAVIEANQSGVPLLLLTADRPPELIDSGANQTVDQEKLYGDAVRWYQDMPEPEAEPRKVRMLRTTAARALAESTGSDPGPVHLNCRFRKPLEPTPMPEDDPAGVPADWAGGDKAAETGRDGPFVSTSEGVATPDEQTVRRVRKSLRTAERGLVVAGPADQGLSAESLERLASATGFPVLADPLSDLRFGPHVDRLDLPVCGGYDGYLGSSGVSEWDDPDVVVRFGASPTSKPLRHYLRDADCQQFLVDPAGGWSEAEFTATDLLVADPDATADALAAEPLDGVSESWREQFARAERVHWDAVNDAAAETYWEGGVLADVAALAPDPATLFVSNSMPIRDMDRFGRPRDADLTVLGNRGASGIDGITSTALGAGSATTDPLVLVTGDLAYYHDMNGLLALGRCGVDATVVLINNDGGGIFHMLPIEDHPTFESQFRTPHGLDFEPTEALYSLEFERVADRREFRERFGESVRSDGTQVIEVQFDAGDSHAVRDRLAEQVAETLAGD